In Vibrio japonicus, one DNA window encodes the following:
- a CDS encoding glutaredoxin family protein, producing the protein MKRLVLYVKDKCPHCKDAQRYLDSKGYQYRLTNAKMQRGRKELDAIGARSLPVLKIGDRYMIGWNPKNFERMYKDS; encoded by the coding sequence ATGAAACGACTTGTACTGTACGTCAAAGACAAATGCCCACATTGCAAAGATGCTCAGCGCTATCTCGACTCCAAAGGTTATCAGTACCGTTTAACCAACGCGAAAATGCAGCGCGGACGCAAAGAATTGGATGCCATTGGCGCACGCTCTTTGCCTGTGTTAAAGATTGGCGACCGCTACATGATCGGATGGAACCCGAAAAACTTCGAGCGCATGTATAAAGATAGCTAG
- a CDS encoding DUF1415 domain-containing protein — MTMNRSTAEIAEQVNQWLNDVVIGLNLCPFAAKPQRNKQIKIYVSEASQEEALLEDILSQLMELDATPAEELETTLVVVPNMLSDFYDYNLFIDWVEALIRQQNWEGVFQLATFHPDYCFGGTEPGDDENLTNRSPYPVFHLIREESMEKVLKHYPNPEAIPDTNIARVESLTNEEKRKLFPYLFR; from the coding sequence ATGACAATGAATCGCTCAACAGCAGAGATCGCTGAACAGGTGAACCAATGGCTCAACGATGTCGTTATCGGACTGAACTTATGCCCATTTGCAGCAAAACCTCAGCGCAACAAACAGATCAAAATCTATGTGAGTGAGGCAAGCCAAGAAGAGGCACTTCTCGAAGACATCCTCTCGCAATTGATGGAGTTGGACGCAACTCCGGCTGAAGAGTTAGAAACCACGCTGGTGGTTGTGCCTAATATGCTGAGCGACTTTTACGACTACAACCTATTTATTGACTGGGTTGAAGCGCTAATTCGTCAACAAAATTGGGAAGGCGTTTTCCAGCTAGCCACCTTCCATCCTGATTACTGTTTTGGTGGCACAGAACCAGGAGACGATGAAAACTTAACCAACCGCTCCCCGTATCCGGTGTTTCACCTGATCCGCGAAGAGAGCATGGAAAAAGTACTCAAACATTACCCAAATCCAGAAGCGATTCCAGATACCAATATCGCTCGCGTGGAGTCTCTGACCAACGAAGAAAAAAGAAAACTATTTCCGTACCTTTTTCGCTAA
- a CDS encoding LysR family transcriptional regulator translates to MDSKHLRHFVAVAEHNHFTLAAKALHIAQPALSISIKKFEQQLGVDLFRREERRIALTDEGKVLYEHAKRVLQQIEDAQLAIDELKGLEKGEVRLGAPSMMGSYFFPEIMMAFKMRYPKLKITLVDAGTGSIKQMLLDGELDIGVINNENVPDDLEVDPLLDSEMVAVVGKDHPIAQQKSISFEQFFEHELVMFQRGYFHRDFIEKKARQYGTETQFSFETNLLPIILSIVKHEFAITALLELVTDHESDVVAVPFDERVTLNLALAWRRDGYLSVADRTFIEFVKQYADCK, encoded by the coding sequence ATGGATTCTAAACACCTGCGCCATTTTGTGGCTGTGGCCGAGCACAATCATTTTACTCTTGCCGCCAAAGCCCTGCATATTGCTCAGCCAGCGCTCAGTATTTCGATCAAGAAATTTGAGCAGCAGTTAGGCGTTGATCTGTTTCGTCGTGAGGAGCGCAGAATTGCCCTGACGGACGAAGGAAAAGTGCTATACGAGCACGCCAAACGTGTTTTACAGCAAATCGAAGATGCACAATTGGCGATAGATGAGCTGAAAGGGTTAGAGAAAGGCGAGGTGCGTTTGGGTGCGCCAAGTATGATGGGATCGTATTTTTTCCCCGAAATTATGATGGCCTTCAAAATGCGCTACCCCAAGCTAAAAATCACCTTGGTGGATGCGGGTACAGGTTCAATCAAGCAAATGCTACTTGATGGCGAACTGGATATTGGCGTGATCAACAATGAGAATGTCCCAGATGACTTGGAAGTAGACCCATTGCTCGACAGCGAAATGGTCGCGGTAGTGGGTAAAGATCATCCGATTGCACAGCAAAAGAGCATCAGTTTTGAACAGTTCTTTGAACATGAATTGGTGATGTTCCAACGCGGATATTTCCACCGGGATTTCATCGAGAAAAAAGCGCGTCAATATGGCACTGAAACGCAGTTTTCGTTTGAGACAAACCTACTGCCTATCATCTTAAGCATCGTCAAACATGAATTCGCCATTACCGCTCTGCTTGAATTAGTTACGGATCACGAGTCGGATGTGGTTGCCGTTCCATTTGATGAGAGAGTGACACTTAATCTTGCCTTGGCTTGGCGAAGGGACGGTTATTTGTCGGTTGCGGATCGCACCTTCATCGAGTTTGTGAAGCAATATGCGGATTGCAAGTAA
- the modF gene encoding molybdate ABC transporter ATP-binding protein ModF, protein MQINIKDLSVDSGTNRLTIDNWNIADNESWGVFSTEGDIGSGLGCLLCDELSVTAGVVNKGKGKIAQVSLVEQQRLLEEEIAKDDTDFLDRIDKGSTVYSLIFEQCEDVVLTRQLIQDLDLEHLQQSGFRVLSTGETRRVMIARALATQPELLVLDNPFTGLDIAHRQTLATYLTELAKTTQMLVTFNREEDMPTWVEHIALFNHGHLESVMGKSEWENHPVITQIKAQSKQQSEEMLALIHRHQHDPYFSSPVFEIRNGRVEYIDKTIFTDLNWRIENGQHWQIKGPNGCGKSTLLGMIFGDHPQCYSNDIDIFGKKRGSGETIWEIKKNIGMVSSALHLQYRVSCKALEVILSGFYDSIGLYQQPSKKEIQIAREWLEILHMSEYANVSFRSLEYGQQRLLLIARAIVKQPALLILDEPYQGLDYLGRRLVKNALDLIARENLSQLLYVSHYQKDKLESIHNELEFVFDDSEQCYKATINTDVG, encoded by the coding sequence ATGCAAATCAACATCAAAGACCTGAGCGTAGACTCGGGAACCAATCGCTTGACCATCGACAACTGGAACATCGCGGATAACGAGTCTTGGGGCGTATTCAGCACCGAAGGCGATATTGGCTCGGGGCTGGGCTGTTTATTGTGTGATGAACTCAGCGTAACAGCGGGTGTTGTGAATAAGGGGAAGGGCAAAATCGCTCAAGTCTCACTGGTTGAACAACAACGTTTGTTAGAAGAAGAGATCGCCAAAGACGATACTGATTTTCTCGACCGTATTGATAAAGGTAGCACCGTTTATTCACTGATCTTCGAGCAATGCGAAGATGTAGTGCTGACTAGGCAGTTGATTCAAGATTTGGACTTGGAACATCTCCAGCAGAGTGGCTTTCGTGTACTTTCTACTGGAGAAACTCGACGTGTGATGATCGCTCGCGCATTGGCAACTCAGCCAGAGCTTCTCGTTTTGGACAACCCATTTACAGGGTTGGACATCGCACATCGACAGACGTTGGCAACGTATTTGACTGAGCTTGCCAAAACCACGCAAATGCTGGTGACTTTTAACCGAGAAGAAGACATGCCAACGTGGGTGGAGCACATTGCGCTGTTTAATCATGGGCACTTAGAGAGTGTTATGGGAAAAAGCGAGTGGGAAAATCACCCGGTGATCACCCAAATCAAAGCGCAGTCCAAACAACAAAGTGAAGAGATGCTGGCACTGATTCATCGCCACCAACACGACCCATACTTCTCCAGTCCGGTGTTTGAAATTCGTAACGGGCGAGTGGAGTACATAGATAAAACCATCTTTACGGATTTAAATTGGCGCATTGAAAATGGGCAGCACTGGCAAATCAAAGGCCCGAATGGCTGTGGTAAAAGCACGTTACTCGGGATGATATTTGGTGATCATCCACAGTGTTATTCCAATGATATTGATATTTTTGGTAAAAAACGTGGCAGTGGTGAGACGATTTGGGAGATCAAAAAGAACATCGGGATGGTTTCTTCTGCGCTGCATCTCCAGTACAGAGTGAGTTGTAAGGCGTTAGAGGTGATACTCTCAGGGTTTTACGACTCGATTGGCCTGTACCAGCAACCATCGAAGAAAGAGATTCAAATTGCTCGCGAATGGCTCGAAATCTTACACATGTCAGAGTATGCCAATGTGTCATTTCGCTCTTTAGAATACGGGCAACAGCGCCTATTGCTGATTGCTCGTGCGATTGTCAAACAGCCTGCACTTCTGATTTTGGACGAGCCATACCAAGGCTTGGATTATCTTGGTCGCCGCTTGGTGAAGAACGCACTTGATCTGATTGCGCGCGAGAATCTAAGCCAGTTGCTTTATGTCTCTCACTATCAAAAAGACAAGCTAGAGAGCATTCACAACGAGTTGGAATTTGTGTTCGACGACAGTGAGCAGTGTTACAAAGCAACCATCAATACAGATGTGGGCTAA
- a CDS encoding M48 metallopeptidase family protein, with protein MNPALRYIQGYPEHITTPVTQLVESGRLKAWFEKRYPENHIIKSEKALFDYTMAIKNRYMKKTAPLSKVVYDSKIHLINNALGLHTYVAKVHGGKIKSKNEIRIASVFRNAPEALLRMLVVHELAHLKEKEHNKSFYQLCCHMEPDYHQLELDARLFMIYLETAKQN; from the coding sequence ATGAATCCGGCACTTAGATACATTCAGGGTTATCCAGAGCATATTACAACGCCAGTCACACAGCTGGTTGAATCAGGTCGATTAAAAGCTTGGTTCGAGAAACGCTACCCGGAAAATCACATCATCAAGAGTGAAAAAGCGCTGTTTGATTACACCATGGCGATAAAAAATCGTTATATGAAGAAAACAGCACCACTGAGTAAAGTGGTGTACGACAGCAAAATTCACCTAATCAACAATGCACTAGGTTTACATACCTATGTGGCGAAAGTGCACGGCGGCAAAATTAAATCTAAGAATGAAATCCGAATCGCCAGCGTGTTTAGAAACGCGCCCGAGGCACTACTGCGCATGTTAGTTGTGCACGAGCTGGCGCATTTAAAAGAGAAAGAACACAACAAATCTTTTTACCAGTTATGTTGTCATATGGAACCGGACTATCATCAGTTAGAGCTGGATGCTCGTTTGTTTATGATCTACCTTGAAACCGCAAAACAGAATTAA
- the rlmF gene encoding 23S rRNA (adenine(1618)-N(6))-methyltransferase RlmF: MNQANKPSRAKAQTNKPSKPAVKQSEMKAITVKGKAGLHPRNLHQGRYDFPKLIAALPELKRYVIKNPKGEQSINFSDPTSVKLLNKALLAHHYGVTFWDIPEGYLCPPIPGRADYVHRLAELLTKESKSLKHKLVRALDVGVGANCIYPIVGSTQYGWTYVGSDVDPVSVKNANLIAENNSGLKGKIECRLQSQSRHFFKGIIKPGEHYDVTTCNPPFHKSLQEAQQGTERKLKNLSVNKAKRGQDSHNTKANESTTLNFGGQNAELWCPGGEAAFIKNMAFESRDFAEQVLWFSTLISKKDNVRWMRKNLDKAGAKEIQIVEMSQGQKVSRFIAWTFKTPQQRQQWLKLKS, from the coding sequence ATGAATCAAGCTAATAAGCCAAGCAGAGCCAAAGCCCAAACAAATAAACCATCAAAGCCAGCGGTCAAGCAGTCGGAGATGAAAGCCATCACTGTGAAGGGCAAAGCAGGGTTGCATCCGCGTAATCTTCATCAGGGCCGTTACGATTTTCCTAAATTAATCGCTGCATTACCGGAGCTAAAGCGTTATGTAATTAAGAACCCTAAGGGTGAGCAGAGCATCAACTTTTCGGATCCGACATCGGTTAAGTTACTGAATAAAGCGTTACTGGCTCATCATTACGGTGTCACGTTTTGGGATATTCCTGAGGGTTATCTCTGTCCGCCGATTCCGGGTCGTGCCGATTATGTTCACCGTTTGGCTGAACTATTGACCAAGGAATCTAAGTCATTAAAACACAAATTAGTGCGTGCATTAGATGTGGGCGTTGGCGCGAACTGCATTTACCCGATTGTAGGCAGCACTCAATACGGGTGGACTTACGTGGGGTCAGATGTTGATCCGGTGTCGGTAAAAAATGCGAATTTGATTGCGGAGAATAACAGCGGGCTCAAAGGTAAGATTGAGTGCCGTTTGCAAAGTCAAAGCCGACATTTTTTCAAAGGCATAATCAAGCCTGGTGAACACTACGATGTGACAACCTGCAACCCGCCGTTCCATAAGTCGCTACAAGAAGCGCAGCAGGGCACTGAACGCAAGCTGAAGAATTTGTCGGTCAACAAAGCCAAAAGGGGCCAAGACAGTCACAATACTAAGGCAAATGAATCAACGACACTGAACTTCGGTGGCCAAAACGCTGAGCTTTGGTGTCCGGGTGGAGAAGCTGCTTTTATTAAAAATATGGCGTTCGAAAGTCGAGATTTTGCTGAGCAGGTGCTCTGGTTCTCAACACTGATTTCGAAAAAAGACAATGTACGTTGGATGCGTAAAAACCTTGATAAAGCAGGCGCGAAAGAAATTCAAATTGTTGAA
- a CDS encoding nucleoside triphosphate pyrophosphohydrolase family protein, with protein MHLSKLTNEIFEHLYRDITEFRSTFDLPVAFPQSLDEKADTLHTSLAIEELTELAEADCKTEQADAIVDSVYVLMGRLVHLGHDKIEDNLAINYLIDLLLNVAVNRDIDFVPCWDEVHSSNMSKVCRNEKEYADTEAHYAEQGIKLMAVQKGDYIIAKCAEDFVSEGKTIRQGKVLKSVYYRPADLSALTA; from the coding sequence ATGCACCTATCAAAACTAACCAACGAAATCTTTGAGCATCTATACCGCGATATCACTGAGTTCCGTAGCACTTTCGACCTTCCTGTTGCTTTTCCACAAAGCTTGGATGAGAAAGCCGACACGCTACACACGTCTTTAGCGATCGAGGAGCTGACTGAACTCGCGGAAGCAGATTGTAAAACAGAGCAAGCAGATGCGATCGTTGATAGTGTTTATGTCTTAATGGGTCGTCTGGTTCACTTAGGCCACGATAAAATCGAAGACAATCTTGCGATTAACTACCTGATCGACCTACTGCTGAATGTTGCGGTTAACCGCGATATCGACTTTGTACCGTGCTGGGACGAAGTACATTCAAGCAACATGAGCAAAGTGTGTCGTAACGAGAAAGAATACGCCGATACAGAAGCACACTACGCAGAGCAAGGCATCAAATTGATGGCGGTACAGAAAGGCGACTACATTATCGCGAAATGCGCGGAAGATTTTGTCTCTGAAGGCAAAACGATTCGCCAAGGTAAAGTTCTTAAATCGGTTTACTACCGCCCTGCAGACTTATCGGCACTAACGGCTTAA
- a CDS encoding MFS transporter, whose amino-acid sequence MIELGTKEYRQVTLCLALGSFLVFCNLYLFQPMLPYMAQHFAVSETQINWIFASSTLALSVCLVPWAVASESFGRRNVMLMGLLAMPVIGIAMLLSQTLISIIILRAVMGIALAAFASVAVAYMVEELSEQAFGRAIGGYIAANSLGGIVGRIAGGTLTDAFGWQQAVVVIAIVTLIAGVAVAYLLPKQKHFTPQRGMLRYHNRALVKHLKNKTILVAMLIGGVNFALFVNLYSVMSFRMVAEPHSLPIGLASLIFICYLAGTLSSKCTSVWNKYYAPIPGMVVGSVISMSGMLIAYFESIPAMVLGLILISSGAFFTHTLAYAWVSQKATHAKATATALYLVHYYVGGSLGGFFLIYCWQHGGWDTVIQGGLALYFVLFLLFFKLSKTYANDTQNAPQSGDSAILAANTNLEPK is encoded by the coding sequence ATGATTGAATTAGGCACGAAAGAATATCGACAAGTCACCCTATGTTTAGCTCTGGGCTCTTTCCTTGTATTTTGTAACTTGTACTTGTTCCAGCCTATGCTGCCGTACATGGCGCAGCACTTCGCGGTTAGTGAAACACAGATCAACTGGATCTTCGCTTCATCCACACTTGCCCTATCCGTTTGTTTAGTACCTTGGGCGGTCGCTTCTGAGTCATTCGGACGCCGAAACGTCATGCTAATGGGATTGCTGGCTATGCCCGTGATTGGTATCGCGATGCTGCTTAGCCAAACGTTAATCAGCATCATCATACTAAGAGCAGTCATGGGAATCGCGCTGGCAGCATTTGCTTCTGTCGCTGTAGCTTACATGGTAGAGGAATTATCAGAGCAAGCATTTGGCCGTGCAATCGGCGGATACATTGCCGCTAACTCCCTAGGCGGTATTGTTGGCCGAATCGCTGGCGGGACATTAACGGATGCCTTTGGTTGGCAACAAGCGGTCGTCGTTATCGCGATTGTCACGCTCATTGCTGGCGTAGCCGTTGCGTACCTATTGCCAAAGCAGAAGCATTTTACACCGCAACGCGGCATGCTCAGATACCACAACCGTGCTTTGGTAAAACACTTAAAAAATAAGACCATCCTTGTGGCAATGCTTATCGGAGGCGTAAACTTCGCTCTTTTCGTCAATTTGTACTCAGTAATGAGTTTCCGCATGGTAGCTGAGCCTCACTCACTGCCGATTGGCTTAGCATCACTTATCTTTATTTGCTATTTAGCCGGCACTCTGAGCTCAAAATGCACGTCAGTTTGGAATAAGTACTACGCACCAATCCCCGGCATGGTGGTTGGCTCAGTGATCAGCATGTCGGGCATGTTGATCGCCTATTTCGAAAGCATACCTGCGATGGTGTTAGGGCTGATATTGATAAGTTCCGGCGCGTTTTTTACTCACACTCTTGCTTACGCTTGGGTGAGCCAAAAAGCGACACACGCTAAAGCCACTGCAACAGCGTTGTATCTGGTGCACTATTACGTCGGTGGTAGCCTTGGTGGCTTCTTCTTGATCTACTGCTGGCAGCACGGTGGTTGGGACACGGTTATTCAGGGTGGGCTTGCGCTCTATTTCGTCTTATTCCTGCTGTTCTTTAAACTGTCTAAAACGTACGCGAACGACACGCAAAACGCGCCACAATCCGGGGATTCTGCTATTCTTGCCGCAAATACCAATTTGGAACCAAAATGA